In Toxotes jaculatrix isolate fToxJac2 chromosome 12, fToxJac2.pri, whole genome shotgun sequence, the following are encoded in one genomic region:
- the mettl27 gene encoding methyltransferase-like protein 27 isoform X3 — translation MSAVTNTFENVKAVILSAHKSTTVREKVNFYNSWAENYDQDVAVLDYRAPSLAANSISSNFRGDREAAVVLDVACGTGLVAKQLKRHGFTQFVGIDGSEAMLDLARESGLYQDVKQSMLGEEPLPVQWGSFDVAVIVGALSVGQVPVGVVRELCKSTKPEDEFWSLNNTTALLPVSTRWLRLHDNQK, via the exons ATGTCAGCTGTCACtaacacatttgaaaatgtgaaagcaGTTATCTTGTCAGCCCATAAAAGCACTACAGTAAGAGAAAAGGTCAACTTCTACAACTCCTGGGCAGAGAACTATGATCAG GATGTGGCTGTTCTGGACTACCGTGCGCCAAGTCTGGCAGCAAACAGCATCTCCTCCAATTTCAGAGGTGACCGTGAAGCAGCTGTTGTGTTGGATGTAGCTTGTGGCACAGGACTGGTGGCCAAACAG CTGAAGAGACATGGATTTACACAATTTGTGGGTATTGATGGAAGCGAGGCTATGTTGGATTTGGCCAGAGAGAGCGGGTTGTACCAGGACGTGAAGCAGTCCATGCTGGGCGAGGAGCCACTACCTGTCCAGTGGG GTTCATTTGATGTGGCTGTGATCGTTGGAGCACTGAGTGTTGGGCAGGTCCCAGTGGGTGTGGTCAGAGAGTTGTGCAAATCCACTAAACCAG AAGATGAGTTTTGGTCACTCAACAACACCACTGCACTGTTGCCTGTATCCACTAGGTGGCTACGTTTGCATGACAACCAGAAGTAA
- the mettl27 gene encoding methyltransferase-like protein 27 isoform X4 — protein sequence MSAVTNTFENVKAVILSAHKSTTVREKVNFYNSWAENYDQDVAVLDYRAPSLAANSISSNFRGDREAAVVLDVACGTGLVAKQLKRHGFTQFVGIDGSEAMLDLARESGLYQDVKQSMLGEEPLPVQWGSFDVAVIVGALSVGQVPVGVVRELCKSTKPGGYVCMTTRSNRDNLEYKGTLEHELKQMEEEGLWSCVEVTEVEEWEKAVSEQEDGYISGTVYLYKKL from the exons ATGTCAGCTGTCACtaacacatttgaaaatgtgaaagcaGTTATCTTGTCAGCCCATAAAAGCACTACAGTAAGAGAAAAGGTCAACTTCTACAACTCCTGGGCAGAGAACTATGATCAG GATGTGGCTGTTCTGGACTACCGTGCGCCAAGTCTGGCAGCAAACAGCATCTCCTCCAATTTCAGAGGTGACCGTGAAGCAGCTGTTGTGTTGGATGTAGCTTGTGGCACAGGACTGGTGGCCAAACAG CTGAAGAGACATGGATTTACACAATTTGTGGGTATTGATGGAAGCGAGGCTATGTTGGATTTGGCCAGAGAGAGCGGGTTGTACCAGGACGTGAAGCAGTCCATGCTGGGCGAGGAGCCACTACCTGTCCAGTGGG GTTCATTTGATGTGGCTGTGATCGTTGGAGCACTGAGTGTTGGGCAGGTCCCAGTGGGTGTGGTCAGAGAGTTGTGCAAATCCACTAAACCAG GTGGCTACGTTTGCATGACAACCAGAAGTAACCGTGACAATCTGGAATACAAAGGCACCCTGGAGCATGAGCTGAagcagatggaggaagagggaCTTTGGAGTTGTGTAGAGGTCACTGAGGTGGAAGAGTGGGAGAAGGCAGTGTCAGAGCAGGAGGATGGCTACATATCTGGCACCGTGTACCTCTATAAGAAATTATAA
- the mettl27 gene encoding methyltransferase-like protein 27 isoform X2, with amino-acid sequence MSAVTNTFENVKAVILSAHKSTTVREKVNFYNSWAENYDQDVAVLDYRAPSLAANSISSNFRGDREAAVVLDVACGTGLVAKQLKRHGFTQFVGIDGSEAMLDLARESGLYQDVKQSMLGEEPLPVQWAGSFDVAVIVGALSVGQVPVGVVRELCKSTKPEDEFWSLNNTTALLPVSTRWLRLHDNQK; translated from the exons ATGTCAGCTGTCACtaacacatttgaaaatgtgaaagcaGTTATCTTGTCAGCCCATAAAAGCACTACAGTAAGAGAAAAGGTCAACTTCTACAACTCCTGGGCAGAGAACTATGATCAG GATGTGGCTGTTCTGGACTACCGTGCGCCAAGTCTGGCAGCAAACAGCATCTCCTCCAATTTCAGAGGTGACCGTGAAGCAGCTGTTGTGTTGGATGTAGCTTGTGGCACAGGACTGGTGGCCAAACAG CTGAAGAGACATGGATTTACACAATTTGTGGGTATTGATGGAAGCGAGGCTATGTTGGATTTGGCCAGAGAGAGCGGGTTGTACCAGGACGTGAAGCAGTCCATGCTGGGCGAGGAGCCACTACCTGTCCAGTGGG cAGGTTCATTTGATGTGGCTGTGATCGTTGGAGCACTGAGTGTTGGGCAGGTCCCAGTGGGTGTGGTCAGAGAGTTGTGCAAATCCACTAAACCAG AAGATGAGTTTTGGTCACTCAACAACACCACTGCACTGTTGCCTGTATCCACTAGGTGGCTACGTTTGCATGACAACCAGAAGTAA
- the mettl27 gene encoding methyltransferase-like protein 27 isoform X1: protein MSAVTNTFENVKAVILSAHKSTTVREKVNFYNSWAENYDQDVAVLDYRAPSLAANSISSNFRGDREAAVVLDVACGTGLVAKQLKRHGFTQFVGIDGSEAMLDLARESGLYQDVKQSMLGEEPLPVQWAGSFDVAVIVGALSVGQVPVGVVRELCKSTKPGGYVCMTTRSNRDNLEYKGTLEHELKQMEEEGLWSCVEVTEVEEWEKAVSEQEDGYISGTVYLYKKL, encoded by the exons ATGTCAGCTGTCACtaacacatttgaaaatgtgaaagcaGTTATCTTGTCAGCCCATAAAAGCACTACAGTAAGAGAAAAGGTCAACTTCTACAACTCCTGGGCAGAGAACTATGATCAG GATGTGGCTGTTCTGGACTACCGTGCGCCAAGTCTGGCAGCAAACAGCATCTCCTCCAATTTCAGAGGTGACCGTGAAGCAGCTGTTGTGTTGGATGTAGCTTGTGGCACAGGACTGGTGGCCAAACAG CTGAAGAGACATGGATTTACACAATTTGTGGGTATTGATGGAAGCGAGGCTATGTTGGATTTGGCCAGAGAGAGCGGGTTGTACCAGGACGTGAAGCAGTCCATGCTGGGCGAGGAGCCACTACCTGTCCAGTGGG cAGGTTCATTTGATGTGGCTGTGATCGTTGGAGCACTGAGTGTTGGGCAGGTCCCAGTGGGTGTGGTCAGAGAGTTGTGCAAATCCACTAAACCAG GTGGCTACGTTTGCATGACAACCAGAAGTAACCGTGACAATCTGGAATACAAAGGCACCCTGGAGCATGAGCTGAagcagatggaggaagagggaCTTTGGAGTTGTGTAGAGGTCACTGAGGTGGAAGAGTGGGAGAAGGCAGTGTCAGAGCAGGAGGATGGCTACATATCTGGCACCGTGTACCTCTATAAGAAATTATAA